The region TCGGCAACCTGCGCCTGCAGGAGCAGGACTACCAGGAGGACGTGCGCGCCGCCGAGGACTGGGGCCGCAAGGCGCTCGCCGCCTCGCAGCGCGCCGACCAGCTGCGCGCCGAGGGCAAGCCCGACGCCGAGAAGTTCGACAACCTCGCGAAGGTCGCGCTCGGCAAGCAGATGCAGTCGGAGCAGGAGGCGCGCGCCGCCGAGCCGTCGATCCAGTCGCAGAACCAGGTCGTCGACAAGCTCAAGACCGGCCTCGACACGATGAAGCAGAAGCTCGACCAGCTGAAGTCGAAGCGCTCCGAGCTCATCGCGCGCGCGAAGGTCGCCGAGGCGCAGTCGCAGGTGCACGACGCCGTCAAGTCGATCGACATCCTCGACCCCACGAGCGAGATCGGCCGCTTCGAGGAGAAGATCCGCCGCGAGGAGGCGAAGGTGATGGGCCAGCAGGAGCTCGCCGCCTCGACGCTCGACGCGCAGTTCGAGGCGCTCGAGGACGTCGGCCGCCAGACCGAGATCGAGGCGCGCCTCGCCGCGCTCAAGCACGGCGGCTCGGCGAACCAGGGCCAGCTCGGCGCCGGTGCCGGCTCGACGCAGAGCGAGGGCGACCACGTCGAGGCCGAGGTCGTCGACCGCTGAGTCGCGACCTTCGGGCGTGAGAGGGGTGGGCTGCGGCCCGCCCCTCTTCTTCGTCTGCAGGCGGGCGAGCGGATGCGTCGGGTCGCGTCAGGCGCGCGCGCGGACGGCTGCGCGGTAGACCGTCTCGAGCTCGAGCGCGACGTCCTCCCAGTCGCGGCGGGTCGCGGCCCGGCGACCGGCGAGGCCGAGCTCGAGCGCGAGCTCGGTGTCGCCCAGGATCGCGTCGACCGCATCCGCCCACTCCTCGGGGTCGCGGCTGTCGATCAGCACGCCGGTCTCGCCGTCGATGACCGACTCGCACAGCCCGCCGACGCGCGCGGCGACGACCGGCGTGCCGCACGCGGCCGCCTCGAGCGGCACGAGGCCGAACGACTCGGTGTGGCTCGGCACGACGACGACGTCGGCGGCGTCGAGCAGCTGCGCGAGCGCGTCGCGCTCGAGGCTGCCGATGTGGCGCACGCGGCCCTCGACCCCCGCCTCCCGCGCGATGTCGTGGAGCGATTCGAGGTAGCGCTCGTCGCCCGGCACCGCGTCGCCCGCGATGACGAGCACCGCGTCGGGCAGGTGCTCGAGCATGCGCACGGCGAGGTCCTGCCCCTTGAGCGGCTGCACGCGGCCGACGACCGCGATGAGCCCCTGCTCGGGCAGCACGCCGAGCCGCGCGCGCAGCTCGAGCCGCGCGGGGATCGGGCCGGGCTGGAACCGCTGCGCGTCGACCGCGGGCGGCACGAGCCACACCCGCTCGGCGCTCGCGCCGACCCCGTCGCACAGCACGTCGACCTCGGCGCGCGAGACGGCCGCGATCGCGTCGACCTGGCCGGCGAGGTAGCGCTCGGTGAGGAGCCGCCGCTCGGGCTCGGGCCGGTCGCCCTCGGCGACACGGCGGTTCTTCTCCGCCGCGAGCGTGTGGAAGGTCTGCACGATCGGCATGCCGAGCGAGAGCGAGACGGGCAGCGCCGCGAGGCCCGAGAGCCAGTAGTGCGCGTGGATGACGTCGTAGCGCACGCTTGCGGTGAGCGCCGCGCGCTCGAGCTGCTCGCCGAACGCATCCGCGAGGTTCGGCAGGTCGTGCTTGCGGACGATGCCGCCGCCGGTGTCGAGGGCGCGGAGCGTCACGCGCGGCGCGATCGTCTCGGCGTGCTCGGCGCCCGGGGAGCGCGTGAAGAGGTCGACGTCGTGGCCGTGCGCCGCGAGGGCGAGCGCGCTCTCGAGCACGACGACGTTCATGCCGCCCGCGTCGCCCTTGCCGGGGCGGTCGGCGGGCGACGTGTGCATCGACACCATCGCGATCCTCACGGCGTCGGCCTCGACGCGCCGCCCCGCCTGCCGCCGCGACGGCTCGGGGAGGCCGTGCTGGGCGAGACGCGGGTCATGGGCTCAGCGTATCGGCGCGCTATCGTCGGCCGCATGGCCGTCCATCGCTCCCCGCTCGCCGCGGCCGGCGCCCGCGTCGGCGCGCTCGGCCGCTCGCTCGCCGGTCCCGCCTTCCGCGCGGTCACCGCGAGGCCCGTCGCCGCGGCGGGCCACCGCCTCGCGACCGAGGCGGCGCGCCTCTGGGGGCGGATGCTCGGCGGCGAGGAGCGGCAGGTGGGCGAGCTCACCGTCATCTCGGGGCTGCCGCCCTGGGCGTTCGGCCGCGGCGGCACGACGGTGGGCGCGACGTTCCTCACGCGGAGCGCGACGAGCCCGGACATCCTCGCGCACGAGGACGTGCACCGCCGGCAGTGGGAGCGCTACGGGCTGTGGTTCATCCCGATGTACTTCGCCGCGGGCCTCGACGGGCTGACGAACAAGTGGGAGATCGAGGCTGGGCTCGAGCGGGGCGGGTATCTGCCGAAGCGGAGCGCGCGGCCTCGCCCGCTCGTCGAGTAGGCGCCGAAGGCGCCGTATCGAGACGATCTCGATACGCGCGCTGCGCGCGCTACTCGATCAACGGTGGGGGGCGCCTACTCGACGAACGGGGGCGGCGGGGTCAGGGGCGCATGCGGTCGACGACGCGCTGCTCCCACGGCACGCGGCGCTCGAGCTGGCGGCCGATCGCGAGGAGCGTCGCCTCCTCCCCCGGCCGGCCGATGAGCTGCACCCCCATGGGCAAGCCCTCGCCATCCTCAGACGGCGCCGTCCGGTGCACCGGCAGCGCGATCGCGGGCAGGCCGGTGAGGTTGACGAACGAGGTGTGCGGCGTGTGCAGCACCTGGTGGCGGAAGTCGGCCTCGCCGTCGTCGATCGGGTACCAGTCGAGCGGCCGGGGCGTGAGCGCCGTCACGGGCGTGAGCACCGCATCCCACGGCGCGAAGGCCGCGAGCACGCGCCGCTCGAAGTCCGTCGCCCACAGCTGCGCCCTCGCGAGCCCGCCCGCGGTGAGCGCGTCGCTCGACTCGATGATCCAGCGCGCGAGGGGCTCGAGCCGGTCGCGCTCCTCGACGGGGATGGGGATCGTCGCCGCACCGCCTCGCCACAGGTCGGTGAACGCCTCGGGGTAGCCCGACGCATCCGGCAGCGCCACCTCGCCGACCTCGTGCCCGAGCCGCTCGAGCAGCGCGACCGTCTCGTCGACCGCCGCGGTGGCCTCGGCGGCGATGCGGATGTCGTCGCTCGAGTCCCAGGGCGTGCCGCCCGTCATGACGGCGATGCGGTAGCGGCCCTCGCCGCGCATCGCCGCCGCGAGGAGCGAGCCGTCGTCGCGCTCGGGCGAGCGGAGCACGAGCTCGTGCGGCGCGACGCCGTTGACGCGGCCGATGAGCGCGTCGGTGAGGAGCGCG is a window of Agrococcus sp. Marseille-Q4369 DNA encoding:
- a CDS encoding PspA/IM30 family protein, which gives rise to MSKQSILGRIAQLAKANINAILDQAEDPQKMLDQMVRDYTNSIAEAEAAIAQTIGNLRLQEQDYQEDVRAAEDWGRKALAASQRADQLRAEGKPDAEKFDNLAKVALGKQMQSEQEARAAEPSIQSQNQVVDKLKTGLDTMKQKLDQLKSKRSELIARAKVAEAQSQVHDAVKSIDILDPTSEIGRFEEKIRREEAKVMGQQELAASTLDAQFEALEDVGRQTEIEARLAALKHGGSANQGQLGAGAGSTQSEGDHVEAEVVDR
- a CDS encoding glycosyltransferase produces the protein MVSMHTSPADRPGKGDAGGMNVVVLESALALAAHGHDVDLFTRSPGAEHAETIAPRVTLRALDTGGGIVRKHDLPNLADAFGEQLERAALTASVRYDVIHAHYWLSGLAALPVSLSLGMPIVQTFHTLAAEKNRRVAEGDRPEPERRLLTERYLAGQVDAIAAVSRAEVDVLCDGVGASAERVWLVPPAVDAQRFQPGPIPARLELRARLGVLPEQGLIAVVGRVQPLKGQDLAVRMLEHLPDAVLVIAGDAVPGDERYLESLHDIAREAGVEGRVRHIGSLERDALAQLLDAADVVVVPSHTESFGLVPLEAAACGTPVVAARVGGLCESVIDGETGVLIDSRDPEEWADAVDAILGDTELALELGLAGRRAATRRDWEDVALELETVYRAAVRARA
- a CDS encoding amidase, whose product is MSAIHELGALELWRLLHARELSAVEVASHFLDRVERLDEANAFVHVDPELALRRAREVDDADDRTGIIHGLPFADKALSLREGQPADMGSRWLEGTVAEATDPLPRVLDAGGGVVLGRTASPEFGFAGYTRSALHGSTTLPGRPDLHAGGSSGGAAAAVAQGLLPFAPGSDGGGSIRIPAATCGLVGLKPTRGRIPAQGGVGQVGGLATAGAIARSVIDVALLTDALIGRVNGVAPHELVLRSPERDDGSLLAAAMRGEGRYRIAVMTGGTPWDSSDDIRIAAEATAAVDETVALLERLGHEVGEVALPDASGYPEAFTDLWRGGAATIPIPVEERDRLEPLARWIIESSDALTAGGLARAQLWATDFERRVLAAFAPWDAVLTPVTALTPRPLDWYPIDDGEADFRHQVLHTPHTSFVNLTGLPAIALPVHRTAPSEDGEGLPMGVQLIGRPGEEATLLAIGRQLERRVPWEQRVVDRMRP